A stretch of Besnoitia besnoiti strain Bb-Ger1 chromosome V, whole genome shotgun sequence DNA encodes these proteins:
- a CDS encoding hypothetical protein (encoded by transcript BESB_060250): MATPKKHRGEGTRGFTLGSSALFSESDRDALGGPFEGDARAPVSSPWFSPSSQWRPSPPASCLSRVSPTLSARSVSRLGRAAASPRASVERDVEARAPRRVRAFVTSAVHGTAPAPVHSDDREEGVQFFLACDDEGEAPLACLARPPAQPAGGSEGAASVTPRPPLASTSPQPFDGPSPFAAAAPPFAPPSAPPPSFSSFPSAPSPSPAAGAFNQTQEASPAPAAYSAYPGSPPEASGAAFACRSRDGADSAEAPAATSGRGESAGQLFVNGGLATSHRVSPASTSVAFPAAPAPEGETKADGAGGRLIYTPNGDALSKARGGETRSGGGERPSPVPHHTPHASQGADNRHAFSFPASSGIASTAPGPPRMSPGLAGASGPSSSSSSAPGSFASFPSAAQGPTFVLAAPTEAWRAPEGAATCAPEGRQIQPSASSFAASTLAASPFPPSSADALTAGASVASAAHASPPGCPQPPLAGGCGAQAGRSLESSAAQRRATPLPPSFQRSPPPSQFPPPAEAQPAPRPAPAADKRPAEGDAAGRGQAIHSALPSSHSGGSLPASSPFPSGAPLSRQASLPQAVSQGALGPASDPSAGAVFARPSFASGPAVFSAAGGSEQASSRAFTLPSPDSKKGCEAGTLKPGSHGPFGGAAKPGAKAAAKPSFAGALPARPPPAAPAQGAISALSSGAHVISHAAALPIAKGYHPPVPPTVWHPHKPVGDSHASPSAGGGKKVAFAAAAGAAHAAGLSGATGGAGASRLPSHVSHGAEGGERAGAGLEFLLPFSRRAPPRTPDEAIVAHAATLAMAAEKQTLASPLSGLFPRALSPTSLGPGERPMGAGEGDEDEEGAKARVAAFETELPPIEFLPSIPRLLHVFDYVGTSLLQKTLQDDAGLPPKPCSTERVSKLGGAGDESGEKGGPARPAPSGAAGENKAAEAAANAAKCAASKSSATATAASACCALPPPFPPPVSSLLAPPQPPVGGLAGGPFPPSTAVAPLALLAAAVDPGCLLEGPVAGRHPSSDACEGRLHLHALLQPRGSRCAGIAREERAREFVDCVPSRFAAPLGGDGERASAHPGDAAGPSPEAVEGCGCEEAEFWVAARFLIPPERSLAVVNLDLKRACGAALFEQIRRKIEADAAAADAAEPKSASAVGSVLPPSSGACNAGKLSSGERGGGGASKCEPHGEEDSAKTPSGRDGLDAEGAKHPEDAAAGADETPVNGAAASEPSTVGAVPPDASSSAASSLSLKAGRKANRPRPEIPPPEDVLWNIVDWQDAVDALCVAWLADSGLPPTLILPSVPAAASHADASLPSHERYLRRQPATCLASTDKRWWTSTPAPGKASDNGAGSAPSAAEAEPAPLDGTTGKQEEEGSQAASSPASATVARPSKRTGKESEDAEEESERLDDAPRFVWLVAVAKLLAADVRRQLARAAEREIDFTCLAQMAAALEREDRERRQCARLQRARAPSETGVAASVGVAREGEREASAILNRTRQGSGTEAREVEHRVAGSSNATLAALGGKGSCTPSAAATESPHAAESLSSSLASPSSSSASSSSTSPWSASVSSLSASSSPPPAAVAGEGASSASAFGAFSPSPSLPSTGSAAFSSPCVHARSTPPTKPVPQSSLASCGLSAAASLPASAAAFSVSLSSLLSAFACTIEIDVQDGPSETRIDDRFRWDLRHGDDSILAYCQQLALDCSLSAPLVALYRLAFHRSLERHKRELVSEYKPQLRRFHWARGLAPPLAALSGKSLSSGAAAPTDLRCGDRHPREDGAGEGLRGLPRVPCGGGRLFYKPNRDLCGEGASGLASSQSASLLLPWSASLVSFRRTQPAAPRSLLLPSAPAARLPPSSLQGPRRALVASSAVAPHTALERLPDPYLGAPLAVPDAGPSDPSSGATGAAAACGLSREGGGGGGSASAESGSAVSSGECSGERELLRRAAWLQSFAERDADRHGDAGDLHASHAGEFGPHILRGAEAAAWPGRRGWHKRRRR; encoded by the exons ATGGCGACCCCGAAGAAACACCGGGGAGAAGGAACGCGGGGCTTCACTTTGGGTTCATCTGCTCTGTTTTCGGAAAGCGACAGGGACGCTCTGGGCGGCCCTTTTGAGGGGGATGCTCGCgctcctgtctcttcgccgtggttttctccttcctcccagtggcgcccgtcgccgcccgcttcGTGTCTCTCCCGTGTTTCCCCCACTCTCTCGGCTAGGagcgtctcgcggctcgggcgggcggcggcctcgcctcgcgcgtccgtAGAGCGCGACgtggaggcccgcgcccCTCGGCGAGTCCGCGCCTTTGTCACCTCCGCGGTTCACGGCACTGCGCCAGCCCCTGTGCACTCAGACGACAGGGAAGAAGGCGTGCAGTTTTTTCTTGCttgcgacgacgaaggcgaggcgccgctggcctGCCTGGCTCGTCCACCTGCCCAGCCAGCCGGCGGCTcggaaggcgccgcgtctgtAACTCCCCGGCCTCCACTCGCCTCCACGTCACCTCAGCCTTTCGACGGGCCCTCGCcgttcgcggccgccgccccacCCTTCGCGCCCCCGtctgccccccctccctcatTCTCGTCGTTTCCTTCTGCGCCAAGCCCCTCgcccgctgctggcgcgttTAACCAAACGCAGGAGGCGTcaccggcgcccgcggcctaTTCCGCGTACCCTGGGTCTCCGCCGGAGGCTTCGGGGGCGGCTTTCGCGTGTCGCTCAAGAGACGGCGCGGACTCTGCAGAAGCACCCGCGGCGACCTCTGGACGAGGTGAGTCGGCGGGTCAGCTTTTCGTGaacggcggcctcgcgacTTCACACAGAGTCTCCCCCGCCTCGACGTCTGTCGCTTTccccgctgcgcccgcacctgagggagagacgaaggccgacggcgccggcggacgaCTCATCTATACGCCGAATGGAGACGCTCTGAGCAAAGCGCGAGgtggcgagacgcgcagtggaggcggcgaaagGCCCTCTCCCGTTCCGCACCACACCCCGCACGCTTCGCAGGGCGCGGACAACAGGCATGCGTTTTCTTTCCCGGCTTCTTCTGGAATTGCGTCCACGGCCCCGGGG CCTCCGCGGATGTCTCctggcctcgcgggcgcgtcggggccatcttcgtcttcgtcctcggcgcCAGGGTCTTTCGCGTCTTTTCCATCTGCCGCCCAGGGCCCGACGTTTGTGCTTGCGGCGCCCACGGAGGCGTGGCGAGCTCctgaaggcgcggcgacgtgTGCCCCCGAAGGCCGGCAAATACAGCCGTCAGCGTCGTcgttcgccgcctccacccttgctgcctctccgttcccgccttcgtctgcagaCGCCTTGACTGCGGGAGCCTCtgtggcgtccgcggcgcacgcctcgcCCCCCGGCTGCCCtcagcctcctctcgctggaggctgcggcgcgcaggcgggccgcagcctcgagagtagcgcggcgcagcggcgagcgaccCCCCTTCCGCCCTCGTTCcagcgctcgcctcctccttcacagtttccgccgcccgcggaagcccagcccgccccgcgccctgcgccggcggcagacaAAAGGCccgcggaaggagacgccgcggggcgcgggCAGGCGATCCATTCGGCGCTGCCGTCTTCGCATTCGGGCGGATCTCTGCCCGCCTCATCCCCGTTTCCTTCCggtgcgcctctctcgcgtcagGCGTCGCTTCCGCAGGCTGTCTCTCAAGGCGCTCTGGGGCCGGCTTCGGATCCTTCAGCGGGCGCTGTATTCGCGCGCCCCTCGTTCGCCTCTGGGCCTGCTGTATTCTCTGCGGCAGGAGGCAGTGAGCAAGCGTCATCTCGCGCCTTCACGTTGCCTTCGCCAGACAGCAAGAAGGGCTGCGAGGCGGGAACTTTGAAGCCTGGGTCGCACGGGCCCttcggaggcgccgcgaagccgggAGCGAAAGCTGCCGCGAAGCCCTCTTTCGCAGGAGCCCTccctgcgcgtccgcctccaGCCGCCCCCGCCCAGGGCGCCATCAGCGCCCTCTCGTCGGGTGCGCACGTCAtctcgcacgccgcggctTTGCCGATCGCGAAAGGTTATCATCCGCCTGTGCCGCCGACTGTCTGGCATCCCCACAAGCCTGTGGGAGACTCTCACGCAAGCCCAAGTGCCGGCGGAGGCAAGAAAGTCGcgttcgcggctgcggcaggagcggcgcatgcagcagggTTGAGTGGTGCGACGGGGGGAgcgggcgcgtcgcgttTGCCTTCCCACGTCTCCCACGGGGCCGAGGGCGGGGAGCgagccggcgcaggcctcgagTTTCTGCTGCCCTTCTCCCgcagagcgcctccgcgtacGCCCGATGAAGCGATcgtcgcgcacgccgcgacgctcgccatggctgcggagaagcagacgctggcgtcgccgctctcagGCCTGTTCCCGCGGGCGTTGTCGCCGACGTCTCTGGGCCCCGGGGAGAGGCCAatgggcgccggcgagggggacgaggacgaagaaggcgcgaaggcgcgcgtcgcggcgttcgAGACGGAGCTGCCGCCCATCGAGTTTCTGCCGTCGATTCCCCGACTTCTCCACGTGTTTGACTACGTTGGAACGTCGCTCCTTCAAAAGACCCTCCAGGATGACGCCGGGCTCCCTCCGAAGCCTTGCAGCACGGAGCGGGTCTCAAAGCttggcggcgccggagacgaaAGTGGGGAAAAAGGGGGCCCGGCGAGGCCGGCTCCGTCTGGTGCAGCGGGCGAGAAcaaggccgccgaggcagccgcgaatGCAGCAAAGTGTGCCGCCTCCAAGTCGAGTGCGACTGCCACGGCAGCGTCCGCATGCTgcgctcttcctccgcccttCCCACCTCCCGTTTCTTCCCTCTtggcgcctccacagcctccCGTCGGCGGCCTGGCCGGCGGGCCGTTCCCGCCgtcgaccgcggtcgcgcctctggctctgctcgccgcggccgtggaTCCGGGGTGTCTCCTGGAAGGCCCCGTCGCGGGGAGACACCCGAGTTCAGACGCGTGCGAGGGGCGGCTCCACCTTCATGCGCTGCTCCAGCCCAGGGGGTCGAGATGCGCAGGCatcgcgcgcgaagagcgcgcgagagagttCGTAGATTGCGTGCCTTCACGCTTCGCGGCACCTCTGGGTGGCGATGGCGAACGAGCTTCAGCGCAtccgggcgacgccgcgggcccTTCGCCGGAGGCCGTTgagggctgcggctgcgaggaggcggagttCTGGGTGGCGGCGCGTTTTCTGATTCCCCCGGAACGCAGCCTCGCTGTTGTAAATCTAGATCTGAAGcgggcgtgcggcgccgcactctTTGAGCAGATTCGTCGGAAGATCGAGGctgacgcagcggccgcagatgCAGCAGAGCCCAAATCCGCGAGCGCTGTAGGGAgcgtgctgccgccgtcAAGCGGAGCGTGCAATGCGGGAAAACTGAGTtcgggcgagcgcggcggcggcggcgcttccaAGTGCGAGCCGCACGGAGAGGAGGACTCTGCGAAGACCCCGTCGGGAAGGGATGGACTAGATGCTGAAGGCGCGAAACACCCTGAAGACGCAGCCGCTGGGGCAGACGAGACGCCCGTCAAtggagcggccgcgagcgagcctTCGACGGTGGGGGCTGTGCCGCCGGatgcctcctcttccgcggcctcttcgttGAGCCTGAAAGCAGGCCGCAAGGCGAACAGACCCCGTCCAGAGATCCCGCCGCCAGAGGATGTCCTGTGGAACATCGTGGACTGGCAAGACGCCGTCGACGCGCTCTGCGTGGCTTGGCTCGCCGACTCAGGGCTGCCGCCGACTCTTATTCTTCCCTCggtgcccgccgcggcctcacacgcggacgcctcgcttccttcgcACGAGCGGTAtctgcgccggcagcccgCCACGTGCTTGGCCTCCACGGACAAGCGCTGGTGGAcgtcgacgcccgcgcctggCAAGGCGAGCGACAACGGCGCCGGCTCTGCGCCGAgtgccgccgaggcggagccgGCCCCCCTCGACGGGACTACGGggaagcaggaggaagaaggctcgcaggctgcctcctcgcctgcgagcgcgacggTAGCAAGGCCTTCCAAGCGGACTGggaaggagagcgaagacgccgaggaagagagcgaaagaCTCGACGACGCCCCAAGGTTCGTCTGGTTGGTCGCCGTGGCGAAGCTTCTCGCGGCAGACGTCAGGCGCCAGTtggcgcgggctgcggagagagaaatAGACTTCACCTGCCTCGCGCAAATGgcggccgccctcgagcgcgaagaccgcgagaggagacagtgCGCAAGGCTccagcgggcgcgagcgccgtcgGAGACAGGGGTCGCGGCCAGCGTAGGCGTGGCACGGGAGGGAGAACGTGAAGCATCCGCCATTTTGAACCGAACTCGTCAAGGAAGTGGAACAGAAGCAAGAGAGGTTGAGCATCGGGTTGCAGGCAGCAGCAACGCGACTTTGGCAGCTCTTGGAGGCAAGGGAAGCTGCacgccctctgcggcagcgactgaatcgccgcatgcagcggagaGCTTATCAAGCTCTCTGGCGTCTCCCAGctcttcgtcggcgtcttcctcctccactTCGCCGTGGTctgcttctgtctcttcgctgtcggcctcctcgtcgcccccccctgcggctgtcgctggcgagggcgctTCTTCGGCCTCGGCCTTTggggccttctcgccgtcgccctccttgcCGAGTACTGGGTCGGCagctttttcttcgccttgcgtgcatgcgcgctcAACGCCCCCCACAAAGCCAGTCCCTCAGTCTTCTCTGGCGAGttgcggcctctctgcggctgcatccttgcctgcctcggcggccgcgttctccgtctcgctctcttctctcctgtcgGCCTTCGCATGCACGATCGAGATCGACGTGCAGGACGGcccgagcgagacgcgcatcGACGACAGATTTCGGTGGGATCTTCGCCACGGAGACGACTCCATTCTCGCCTACTGCCAGCAGCTCGCACTCGACTGCtccctctcggcgccgctcgtGGCGCTCTACCGCCTGGCCTTCCACAGAAGTCTCGAACGCCACAAGCGCGAGCTCGTCTCCGAATATAAGCCGCAGCTCCGGCGATTCCATTgggcccgcggcctcgcgcctccgctaGCGGCGCTCTCTGGGAAGTCTTTGTcaagcggcgcggcagcgcctaCCGACCTGCGTTGCGGAGACAGACACCCGAGAGAAGatggcgcaggcgagggccTCAGGGGGCTACCTCGAGTCCCAtgtggaggaggcagacTCTTCTACAAGCCCAACAG AGATCTttgcggcgagggcgccagcggctTGGCCTCTTCGCAGTCCGCGAGTCTTCTGCTCCCGTGGtcggcgtctctcgtctccttccgccgcacgcagcccgcagctccgcgctcgcttctgctgccttctgcaccggctgcgcggcttccgccctcctctctccaaggcccgcgccgcgctctcgtcgcctcctctgcggtcGCTCCGCACACCGCCCTGGAGCGGCTGCCCGACCCGTACCTCGGCGCCCCGCTCGCTGTCCCCGACGCTGGGCCTTCGGACCCGTCGTcgggcgcgacgggcgctgctgctgcgtgtggcctctcgcgcgaaggcggcggaggggggggttCAGCCAGTGCGGAGAGCGGCAGTGCGGTGTCCAGCGGCGAGTgcagcggggagagagagttgctgcggagggcggcgtggctgcagagcttcgcagagagagacgcagaccgccacggcgacgcaggcgacctCCACGCGAGCCACGCAGGCGAGTTCGGGCCGCATATTCTGCGGGGCGCTGAGGCCGCAGCTTGGCCGGGGAGGAGAGGATGGCacaagaggagacgaaggtgA
- a CDS encoding hypothetical protein (encoded by transcript BESB_060260): MRTPKHTHTEQLKRLDPHTPESSYGEKVNKSFREQTVASSVACIEQTAKSRPRENRSSATRAGSTRARAKSRGAVDVVGHRAEEEKPRELRGAQEKYTKNGLDSRNPLDSCAHAQLRVRGGTKQTFSLKNSRKRSLCPFRGIKHLDISLHEERRPEMNYRPRRRVPKSDPARRGQTCMRTEAAGQVSNEPGHRGATDNDLASSRDV; this comes from the coding sequence ATGCGAACACCGAAACACACTCACACAGAACAACTGAAGAGATTAGATCCACATACGCCGGAGTCCAGCTACGGAGAGAAAGTGAACAAGTCATTCCGAGAGCAAACCGTAGCGTCTAGTGTGGCCTGCATCGAGCAGACCGCGAAAAGCCGTCCGCGAGAGAACAGATCTTCAGCAACGAGGGCAGGCAGCacccgcgcacgcgccaAGTCGCGAGGCGCTGTCGATGTTGTGGGTCAcagagcggaggaggaaaaacCGAGGGAAttgcgaggcgcgcaggagaaATACACCAAAAATGGCCTCGACAGCCGGAATCCCCTGGATTcatgtgcgcatgcgcagctgcgcgtgcgtggcgGAACCAAGCAAACGTTTTCGCTGAAGAACAGCCGTAAACGCAGTCTGTGTCCTTTCCGCGGAATCAAGCATCTCGACATCTCACTCCATGAAGAGCGGAGACCGGAAATGAATTACcgaccgcggagaagagTGCCCAAGAGCGATCCTGCCCGCCGGGGTCAAacgtgcatgcgcacagaAGCAGCGGGACAGGTGTCAAACGAACCAGGGCACCGTGGAGCAACTGATAACGATCTGGCTTCTAGCAGAGATGTGTAA